In Pseudomonas fluorescens, a genomic segment contains:
- a CDS encoding sensor domain-containing diguanylate cyclase, with amino-acid sequence MSRVSAVRFSHFFPSLLLLLAGLSAAYVKDLNVFFTSLFNVLPTLVLLLGGSYCAVYRRQRELFLMITVYIVYFLLDTQTDFYRDNGRVREDAAVVFHLCCLLLPVLFSVYALWQEKTHLFRDFVARGAVLLAVGSVALALEQSYPQALLNWLAEIRWPALHGTWMSLIQLSYPMFLIGFLTLAAQYWYQPRPLHAAQMVGLLGMFWMLPQTFILPFTLNIMCSQVMLMIAAGVAHEAYQMAFRDELTGLPGRRALNERMQRLGRNYVLAMSDVDHFKRFNDTHGHDVGDQVLRLVASKLSKVNGGGRAYRYGGEEFAVVFAGKTLDECMPHLEEIREIIADYDIKLRHSDRPQDDQQGRQRRAGSGASSVSVTVSIGVAERQAEQRTPEEVLKSADQALYAAKGAGRNCVVAAGQTRRGAVRMESAAG; translated from the coding sequence TTGTCGCGCGTGTCCGCAGTACGTTTCAGTCATTTCTTTCCTTCGTTGCTGCTATTGCTGGCCGGGCTCTCGGCTGCGTACGTCAAGGACCTCAACGTCTTCTTCACTTCGCTGTTCAACGTGTTGCCGACCCTGGTGCTGTTGCTCGGCGGATCGTATTGCGCGGTCTATCGGCGCCAGCGTGAACTGTTCCTGATGATCACGGTGTACATCGTCTACTTCCTGCTCGACACCCAGACCGATTTCTACCGAGACAATGGCCGGGTTCGCGAAGACGCGGCGGTGGTGTTCCACCTGTGTTGCCTGCTGTTGCCCGTGTTGTTCAGCGTCTATGCCCTGTGGCAAGAAAAGACCCACCTGTTCCGCGACTTTGTCGCACGTGGTGCTGTGTTGCTGGCGGTAGGCAGCGTGGCCCTGGCTCTTGAGCAAAGTTATCCCCAGGCGCTGCTCAACTGGTTGGCCGAAATTCGCTGGCCGGCGTTGCATGGCACCTGGATGAGCCTGATCCAGCTGTCGTACCCGATGTTCCTGATTGGTTTCCTGACCCTGGCGGCGCAGTACTGGTACCAGCCGCGGCCGCTGCATGCGGCGCAGATGGTCGGGCTGCTGGGGATGTTCTGGATGCTGCCGCAGACATTTATCCTGCCGTTTACCCTGAACATCATGTGCAGCCAAGTGATGCTGATGATCGCTGCCGGTGTCGCCCACGAGGCCTATCAAATGGCCTTCCGTGACGAGCTGACCGGCCTGCCGGGGCGTCGTGCCCTCAACGAGCGCATGCAGCGGCTGGGGCGCAACTATGTGCTGGCCATGAGCGACGTCGACCACTTCAAGCGTTTCAACGACACCCATGGCCACGATGTGGGGGACCAAGTGCTGCGCCTGGTGGCGAGCAAACTGTCCAAGGTCAATGGGGGTGGGCGTGCCTACCGTTACGGCGGTGAAGAGTTCGCCGTGGTATTTGCCGGCAAGACCCTGGACGAGTGCATGCCGCACCTGGAGGAAATTCGCGAGATCATCGCCGACTACGACATCAAGTTGCGCCACTCAGACCGGCCCCAGGACGATCAGCAGGGCCGTCAACGCCGGGCGGGGAGTGGCGCCTCAAGTGTCTCGGTGACCGTCAGCATCGGCGTGGCCGAGCGCCAGGCTGAGCAGCGCACGCCCGAAGAGGTGCTCAAGTCCGCCGACCAGGCGCTCTACGCCGCCAAGGGCGCCGGGCGTAATTGCGTGGTCGCGGCCGGGCAAACCCGCCGCGGCGCTGTGCGCATGGAGAGCGCTGCCGGTTGA
- a CDS encoding acyl-CoA dehydrogenase C-terminal domain-containing protein: MPEYKAPLRDMRFLIDHVFDFHGHYAALGATDASPDMVSAILEEGAKFCENVLAPLNRSGDEEGCHFDNGVVTTPKGFKEAFAQYVEGGWHGVAADPAYGGQGLPQSLGLVLSEMIGSSNTSWGMYPGLTHGAMSAIHAHGTEEQKATYLSRLTAGQWTGTMCLTEAHCGTDLGLIKTRAVPQADGSYAVTGSKIFISAGEHDMSANIIHLVLAKLPDAPAGTKGISLFIVPKFHADSGERNAVHCGSIEHKMGIKGSATCVLNFDGARGFLIGEANKGLNCMFTMMNHARLGTGMQGLCNGEASFQGAIKYANDRLQMRSLTGAKAPEKAADPIIVHPDVRRMLLTMKAFNEGNRALTYFTAQLLDTAHLSRDAGQRQEAEDLLAFLTPICKAFMTDTGLEVTNHGMQVFGGHGYIREWGMEQLARDARIAPIYEGTNGIQALDLLGRKVLGSQGKLLRGFTRIVHKFCAVNAEHAQLKGYVLQLNQLNQEWGELTTQVGMAAMKNPDEVGAAAVDYLMYSGYVILAYLWLRMAIAALEQGDSDFATAKLATCDFYFKRLLPRTATHRAAVEAGSDCLMSLSAEAFAL, from the coding sequence ATGCCTGAGTACAAAGCTCCCCTGCGCGACATGCGCTTTCTGATCGACCACGTGTTCGACTTCCATGGCCATTACGCCGCGCTGGGCGCGACGGACGCCAGCCCGGACATGGTCAGTGCGATCCTCGAAGAAGGTGCGAAATTTTGCGAGAACGTGCTGGCACCGCTCAATCGCAGTGGCGATGAAGAAGGCTGCCATTTCGATAATGGCGTGGTGACCACGCCCAAAGGTTTCAAGGAAGCCTTCGCCCAGTACGTGGAAGGTGGCTGGCACGGCGTGGCGGCAGACCCCGCCTACGGAGGCCAAGGCTTGCCGCAATCCCTGGGCCTGGTGCTGAGCGAAATGATCGGCTCCAGTAACACCTCCTGGGGTATGTACCCGGGGCTGACCCACGGCGCGATGTCGGCGATCCACGCCCATGGCACCGAGGAACAGAAAGCCACCTACCTGAGCAGACTCACCGCCGGCCAATGGACCGGCACCATGTGCCTGACCGAAGCCCACTGCGGTACCGACCTGGGCCTGATCAAGACCCGTGCCGTGCCCCAGGCGGATGGCAGCTACGCCGTCACCGGCAGCAAGATTTTCATCTCGGCCGGTGAACACGACATGAGCGCCAATATCATCCACCTGGTGCTGGCCAAGCTGCCGGATGCGCCAGCGGGCACCAAGGGCATCTCCCTCTTTATCGTGCCCAAGTTTCATGCCGATTCCGGTGAACGCAACGCCGTGCATTGCGGCTCCATCGAGCACAAGATGGGCATCAAGGGCTCGGCCACCTGCGTGCTGAACTTTGACGGCGCCCGGGGCTTTTTGATTGGCGAGGCGAACAAGGGCCTCAACTGCATGTTCACCATGATGAACCATGCACGCCTGGGGACCGGCATGCAGGGCCTGTGTAACGGCGAGGCGAGCTTCCAGGGCGCGATCAAGTACGCCAACGACCGCCTGCAAATGCGCTCGCTTACCGGCGCCAAGGCGCCGGAAAAAGCCGCCGACCCGATCATCGTGCACCCCGATGTACGCCGTATGTTGCTGACCATGAAAGCGTTCAACGAGGGCAACCGGGCGCTGACCTATTTCACCGCGCAACTGCTCGACACCGCGCACCTGAGCCGCGACGCCGGCCAGCGCCAGGAGGCTGAAGACCTGCTGGCGTTCCTGACGCCGATCTGCAAAGCCTTTATGACCGATACCGGGCTGGAGGTGACCAACCACGGCATGCAGGTATTCGGCGGCCATGGCTACATTCGTGAGTGGGGCATGGAGCAACTGGCACGCGATGCGCGGATTGCGCCGATCTATGAAGGCACCAACGGCATCCAGGCCCTCGACCTGCTGGGGCGCAAGGTGTTGGGCAGCCAGGGCAAGCTGCTGCGCGGCTTTACCAGGATTGTGCATAAGTTTTGCGCGGTGAATGCCGAGCATGCGCAGCTCAAAGGCTATGTGCTGCAGCTCAATCAACTGAACCAGGAATGGGGCGAGCTGACCACCCAGGTCGGGATGGCCGCGATGAAAAACCCTGACGAAGTGGGCGCCGCTGCGGTGGATTACCTGATGTACAGCGGTTACGTCATCCTTGCCTACCTGTGGCTGCGTATGGCGATTGCAGCGCTGGAACAGGGCGACAGCGACTTCGCCACAGCCAAGCTGGCCACCTGCGACTTCTATTTCAAGCGCTTGCTGCCACGTACTGCGACCCATCGGGCGGCCGTGGAAGCCGGCAGTGACTGCCTGATGAGTCTGTCTGCGGAGGCATTTGCGTTGTGA
- a CDS encoding acyl-CoA dehydrogenase C-terminal domain-containing protein, translated as MADYKAPLRDMRFVLNEVFEVAKTWAQLPALADTVDAETVEAILEEAGKVTAKSIAPLSRGGDEQGCHWADTVVTTPEGFPQAYKTYAEGGWVGVGGDPIFGGMGMPKAVSAQVEEMINSSSLAFGLYPMLTSGACVSINTHASEALKATYLPNMYSGKWAGSMCLTEAHAGTDLGIIRTKAEPQADGSYKVSGTKIFITGGEHDLTENIIHLVLAKLPDAPAGPKGISLFLVPKFMVNADGSLGARNPVSCGSIEHKMGIQASATCVMNFDEAVGYLVGEPNRGLAAMFTMMNYERLGVGIQGLASGERSYQNAIEYARDRLQSRSPLGAQAKDKVADPIIVHPDVRRMLLTMKASNEGGRAFSTYVATQLDIAKFSEDAATRERADNLVALLTPVAKAFLTDLGLETAVLGQQVFGGHGYIREWGQEQLVRDVRITQIYEGTNGIQALDLMGRKIVGSGGAFYTVFADEIRQFTATAGPELAEFTKPLNAAVDNLDDLTAWVLDRAKTNPNEIGAASVEYLHAFGYMAYAYMWALMAKAALGKEAQEDFYASKLGTARFYFARLLPRIHSLSASVKAGSESLFLLDEAQF; from the coding sequence ATGGCTGATTACAAAGCGCCGCTGCGTGATATGCGCTTCGTCCTCAACGAAGTTTTTGAGGTCGCCAAAACTTGGGCCCAATTGCCGGCATTGGCAGACACCGTAGATGCCGAAACCGTTGAGGCGATCCTTGAAGAGGCCGGCAAAGTCACCGCCAAATCCATCGCCCCGCTCAGCCGTGGTGGCGATGAACAGGGTTGCCACTGGGCGGACACGGTCGTCACCACGCCGGAGGGTTTCCCCCAGGCGTACAAAACCTACGCGGAAGGTGGCTGGGTCGGTGTCGGCGGTGACCCGATCTTCGGTGGCATGGGCATGCCCAAGGCCGTGTCGGCCCAGGTCGAAGAGATGATCAACTCGTCGAGCCTGGCGTTCGGCCTGTACCCGATGTTGACCTCGGGCGCCTGTGTATCGATCAACACCCATGCCAGCGAGGCGCTCAAGGCGACCTACCTGCCGAATATGTACTCCGGTAAGTGGGCCGGTTCCATGTGCCTGACCGAGGCCCATGCCGGCACCGACCTGGGCATTATCCGGACCAAGGCCGAGCCTCAAGCGGACGGGTCCTACAAAGTCAGCGGCACCAAGATCTTTATCACCGGTGGCGAACACGACCTGACGGAAAACATCATCCACCTGGTGCTGGCCAAGTTGCCGGATGCGCCGGCCGGTCCCAAGGGCATTTCGTTGTTCCTGGTGCCGAAGTTCATGGTGAACGCCGACGGCAGCCTGGGCGCGCGTAACCCGGTGAGCTGCGGTTCCATTGAACACAAGATGGGTATCCAGGCGTCGGCGACCTGCGTGATGAACTTCGACGAAGCGGTCGGCTACCTGGTGGGCGAGCCTAACCGTGGGTTGGCAGCGATGTTCACCATGATGAACTACGAGCGCCTGGGGGTGGGTATCCAGGGCCTGGCGTCCGGCGAGCGCTCGTACCAGAACGCGATCGAATATGCGCGTGACCGCTTGCAGAGCCGTTCGCCCCTGGGGGCGCAGGCCAAGGACAAGGTGGCTGATCCGATCATCGTGCACCCCGACGTGCGCCGTATGCTGCTGACCATGAAAGCCTCGAACGAAGGCGGCCGTGCGTTCTCCACTTACGTGGCGACGCAGTTGGACATCGCCAAGTTCAGTGAAGACGCTGCCACCCGCGAGCGTGCCGACAACCTGGTGGCGCTGTTGACCCCCGTCGCCAAAGCGTTCCTCACCGACCTGGGCCTGGAAACCGCCGTGCTCGGCCAGCAAGTGTTTGGCGGCCACGGCTACATTCGTGAATGGGGCCAGGAGCAACTGGTGCGCGATGTGCGTATCACCCAGATCTACGAAGGCACCAACGGTATTCAGGCGTTGGACTTGATGGGGCGCAAGATCGTCGGCAGCGGCGGTGCGTTCTACACCGTGTTCGCCGATGAGATTCGCCAGTTCACCGCCACCGCAGGCCCTGAGTTGGCCGAGTTCACCAAGCCGCTGAACGCGGCGGTGGATAACCTGGACGACCTGACCGCCTGGGTGCTGGACCGCGCCAAGACCAACCCGAATGAAATCGGCGCGGCCTCGGTGGAATACCTGCATGCATTTGGATACATGGCCTATGCCTATATGTGGGCATTGATGGCCAAGGCCGCGTTGGGCAAAGAGGCGCAGGAAGATTTCTACGCCAGCAAGCTGGGCACTGCACGGTTCTACTTTGCCCGTCTGTTGCCGCGGATTCACTCACTGAGTGCGTCTGTAAAAGCCGGTAGCGAATCGCTGTTTTTGCTGGATGAAGCGCAGTTCTAA